In Geotalea uraniireducens, the genomic window ACGGTGAATCTCGGATCGGAGCTGGCCATACCCGGCAGCAATCTGGTGATCAAGGTGGAGAATTTCTTGCCGCAGTTTACGATGGACGGCACGACGCTCACCTCGCAATCGAATGAGCCGAAGAATCCGGCCGTTCAGGTGAAGATTCTCGAGGGGGGCAAGGAAGTCTTCAAAGGCTGGTTGTTCTCCCTCTATCCGACAACCCACGCGTTCAATCATCCGAAGTATGGTTTCACGCTGGTTGATTTCATTCCTGCCAATTAGTTGTTGTGCGCTCGTAGCTCAGCTGGATAGAGCAACGGACTACGAATCCGTAGGTCGGGAGTTCGAATCTCTCCGAGCGCGCCATTTTACTTCGAATGAGGGGCTACCGTCAGTGTAGCCCCTTTTTCGTGACACTGCTGGTGATGCTGGCGGCAAACCGCAGTTGACACCCCGGCTAAAACGGGGTATATAACACAATCCGGCTGATGGCATGACAATGGCTGCAACGATAAAGGACGACGGTTATTGGATGGGAAAGGCTCTCCGGGAGGCCGCTAAAGCGGCTGCACGCGGAGAGGTGCCGATCGGTGCCGTGGTTGTTCGTGATGGGGAATTATTAGGCCGGGG contains:
- a CDS encoding DUF2155 domain-containing protein codes for the protein MKGLVKLFAVAVIAALAASGCSKSEEQKNGGEVATPHGQTARKESVVVVPPSVKGKWKAVKIAVMDKTVNKETVYTVNLGSELAIPGSNLVIKVENFLPQFTMDGTTLTSQSNEPKNPAVQVKILEGGKEVFKGWLFSLYPTTHAFNHPKYGFTLVDFIPAN